A genomic window from Silene latifolia isolate original U9 population chromosome 11, ASM4854445v1, whole genome shotgun sequence includes:
- the LOC141614369 gene encoding uncharacterized protein LOC141614369 gives MGHTMGSLKDKVKSDLPTVSRATVELAHFSTWSGLTANLDKTEIYFGGVSEEVKQFILQATSLQEGVFPFRYLGIPIHASRLHADMYGALLLKLQKMVYKSWDSICAPWAEGGFNIKNLTVWNEAAMLSWLWKLDQNKGSIWVHWMSKYYLQDQSIWLMEIREHHPECLRGIIQTRDHYIVQLGSISHVKHLLQQCTVACKFSIQHAYNALRTKYAVTGCSQAIQRGFYLPKHRVLLQLAAHNRLATVDRLGKLPLREVYSIFQGLCSSLQWMKPLLDGVIVPQHAFISTLAAHKALPTVDNLCSRSMLMVNRRVLCGMAMENHQHLFFCCSYSTQVMQGLLIWQGLTRRILSLKHELYKLARYKCKTWRKKLACCALAAGIYGLWHERNRRIFVGQSRSVEQLLRWIKYCVCVRMYAWQKGILSYDMLNVLVA, from the exons ATGGGTCACACCATGGGTTCTTTAAAGGACAAAGTGAA GAGTGACCTGCCTACTGTTTCTAGAGCCACTGTAGAGCTTGCCCATTTCTCAACCTGGTCTGGCCTGACTGCTAACCTGGATAAGACTGAGATCTATTTTGGAGGAGTAAGTGAGGAGGTTAAACAGTTCATCTTGCAAGCTACTAGTCTGCAGGAAGGTGTATTCCCATTCAGGTACTTAGGGATTCCCATCCATGCTTCTAGGCTTCATGCTGACATGTATGGCGCTCTTCTCCTCAAGCTGCA GAAAATGGTCTATAAAAGTTGGGATAGTATCTGTGCTCCTTGGGCTGAGGGTGGATTTAACATTAAGAACCTTACAGTCTGGAATGAGGCAGCAATGCTTAGCTGGCTCTGGAAATTAGACCAGAATAAGGGATCCATTTGGGTGCACTGGATGTCCAAATATTATTTACAGGATCAGTCCATCTGGTTGATGGAGATAAGGGAGCACCATCCTGAATGCCTTCGTGGTATTATTCAAACCAGGGACCATTATATTGTTCAGCTGGGCAGTATCTCCCATGTTAAACATCTGTTGCAGCAGTGTACAGTGGCATGCAAGTTTTCCATCCAGCATGCTTATAATGCTTTAAGGACTAAGTACGCTGTCACTGGGTGTAGCCAGGCCATTCAGAGGGGCTTTTATCTTCCCAAGCATCGTGTTCTTCTGCAATTAGCTGCCCATAACAGGCTTGCTACTGTAGATCGTCTG GGTAAGCTACCTCTAAGGGAGGTTTACAGCATTTTCCAGGGGCTATGCTCCTCCTTGCAATGGATGAAACCCCTATTAGATGGTGTCATTGTCCCTCAGCATGCGTTCATCTCTACCTTGGCTGCTCATAAAGCTCTCCCCACTGTTGATAATCTCTGTAGCAGGAGTATGCTCATGGTTAACCGGCGTGTTCTGTGTGGTATGGCTATGGAGAATCATCAACATCTTTTCTTCTGCTGCTCATACTCTACACAGGTAATGCAGGGTCTTCTGATATGGCAGGGGCTTACTAGACGTATTCTGAGCCTCAAACATGAGCTCTATAAGCTGGCTCGGTATAAATGCAAAACATGGAGGAAGAAGTTAGCTTGTTGTGCTCTTGCTGCCGGAATTTATGGGCTCTGGCATGAAAGAAACAGGCGTATTTTTGTGGGTCAATCACGTTCTGTGGAGCAGCTTTTACGTTGGATTAAGTATTGTGTTTGTGTGCGTATGTATGCCTGGCAGAAGGGCATACTAAGTTATGATATGCTCAATGTACTAGTAGCTTAG
- the LOC141614370 gene encoding uncharacterized protein LOC141614370 encodes MRIGSWDIRGMNKLLKQVEVLSLFQHNKLDILGLIETRVRSAKASPIQRKRFRHFFVLDNYHYHNNGRLWVIWKNSALSVKVLDMSSQWIHLLVSKGKDLMEVTFVYGFNHTAQMVPLWDLLEKQVNCGLPWLVLGDINCVRSTEERISSDPPNVVSMDNFNDAIANSGLVELKTIGYFFTWTNKQELDDRKWIKLDRALVNIDWLQLYPESFVEALTAGISDHSPLVISLDLKTQHQPASFKFLNCWTQDEKFLPMVQQEWQSRVYGCKMYTLVQHLRRLKSILTHLHKTSFTGVTSKVKDLQQRLRLCQVQLQLDPTNLTLLAEEEAIRKDYCKFKNVEPSIAYQRAKEFDIKMGDASTSYFYSKIATRRNSSTITKVLDLQGVECAEAKDIEAAFLACYNSLLGSEIQVQAFYLTIMAASYSNY; translated from the coding sequence ATGAGGATTGGCTCTTGGGACATTAGAGGCATGAATAAGCTACTAAAGCAAGTAGAGGTTCTTTCTCTTTTTCAGCATAATAAGTTGGatattttgggtcttatagagacTAGGGTAAGGTCTGCTAAGGCCTCTCCTATTCAAAGAAAGCGGTTTAGACATTTTTTTGTCCTTGATAATTATCACTATCACAATAATGGGAGATTATGGGTTATTTGGAAGAATTCTGCACTTTCTGTGAAGGTCCTTGACATGAGTAGCCAATGGATCCATTTGCTTGTCAGTAAGGGGAAGGACTTAATGGAGGTCACTTTCGTGTATGGTTTTAACCACACTGCTCAGATGGTTCCTTTATGGGACTTGTTGGAGAAACAGGTGAATTGTGGCTTACCTTGGCTTGTCTTAGGGGATATTAATTGTGTGAGAAGTACTGAGGAGAGGATTAGCTCTGATCCACCAAATGTAGTTTCCATGGACAACTTCAATGATGCCATTGCCAACTCTGGCCTGGTGGAGTTGAAAACTATAGGCTATTTTTTCACTTGGACTAATAAGCAAGAACTTGATGACAGGAAATGGATTAAACTTGATAGAGCTCTTGTCAACATAGATTGGTTACAGCTCTACCCTGAGAGCTTTGTTGAAGCTCTTACTGCTGGCATATCAGACCACTCCCCTTTGGTGATCTCTTTGGATTTAAAAACTCAGCACCAACCTGCATCTTTCAAATTCTTAAATTGCTGGACTCAGGATGAGAAGTTTCTGCCTATGGTTCAACAGGAGTGGCAGTCAAGGGTCTATGGTTGCAAAATGTACACCTTGGTTCAACATCTTCGTAGACTGAAAAGCATACTCACACACCTTCATAAAACTTCATTTACTGGTGTCACTTCAAAAGTGAAAGATTTGCAACAGAGGCTTAGGTTGTGTCAAGTTCAGCTCCAACTTGACCCAACTAATCTTACCcttcttgctgaggaggaggcTATTAGAAAGGACTACTGCAAATTCAAGAATGTGGAACCGAGTATTGCTTATCAAAGGGCAAAGGAGTTTGATATCAAGATGGGGGATGCTAGTACTAGCTATTTCTATTCTAAAATAGCTACTAGAAGAAATAGCTCCACGATTACCAAAGTGCTAGACTTACAGGGAGTGGAGTGTGCTGAGGCTAAGGATATTGAAGCTGCTTTTCTGGCTTGCTATAACAGTCTGCTGGGGTCTGAAATACAGGTGCAAGCTTTTTATCTGACTATTATGGCAGCAAGTTATAGTAACTACTGA